Proteins encoded together in one Buchnera aphidicola (Takecallis taiwana) window:
- a CDS encoding UvrD-helicase domain-containing protein, with protein sequence MLLNKRQVQAIHTVQGPCLVLAGAGSGKTCVIINKIVTLINQYGYKASEIFAVTFTNKSAQEMKSRIYKILQTKQNISQKLNIYTFHALGMKIISQSLDLLGYKSDYTLFDSADQTRLIKSIIAQNMRNNHDILKKIISYITYQKNKIITPKQAKKDAVSKQDQIFAVYYDQYNKFLKQNNAFDFDDLIYVAVILLQKHPVIQDKWQNYIKYLLVDEYQDTNFSQYKLIQLLTGSASNFTLVGDDDQSIYAWRGANIDNILFLKRDYPNLQVITMEHNYRSSKRILHIANTLISNNVHIFKKKLFSNLSDGAKIRVLKLKNEYQEAKKIIDDILLHKVHHGMNYHDYAILYRTNQQAKIFEKYLFQKQIPYFIHGNNSFFNRSEIKNLISYLKFFINQYDNISLIRIINIPARNIGINTVKKIVKYANDYNKDYFSVIQDDVFKNTLHSYVRKRLDKFTVWVKNIMLFFKEKPTQILYKIMHDTQYEKWLIKSNKNNYQKCIQNVHIFLDWTKAFFKQYSEKYVTLNTYDILVQLVNQFVMHDININANHTNECNAIQLMTMHASKGLEFPIVFIVGSEEGIIPSYQQIHVNNIAEERRLIYVAITRAKTELTFSYCHQRSCYNEIIQIQPSRFLFELPRHDLIWINIV encoded by the coding sequence ATGTTGTTAAATAAACGGCAAGTACAAGCAATTCATACAGTACAAGGTCCTTGCTTAGTATTAGCAGGGGCAGGGTCAGGAAAAACTTGTGTTATAATTAATAAAATTGTTACATTAATTAATCAATATGGCTATAAAGCTAGTGAGATTTTTGCAGTTACTTTTACAAATAAATCCGCTCAAGAAATGAAATCTAGAATTTATAAAATTTTGCAGACAAAACAAAATATTAGTCAAAAATTAAATATTTATACATTTCATGCGTTAGGTATGAAAATTATTTCACAATCACTAGATTTATTAGGATATAAAAGTGATTATACTTTATTTGATTCTGCAGATCAAACACGATTAATTAAAAGTATTATTGCACAAAATATGCGAAATAATCATGATATTTTAAAAAAAATTATTTCATATATTACGTATCAAAAAAATAAAATTATTACTCCTAAACAAGCAAAGAAAGATGCTGTTTCAAAACAAGATCAAATCTTTGCTGTATATTATGATCAATATAATAAATTTTTAAAACAAAATAATGCTTTTGATTTTGACGATTTAATCTATGTGGCAGTTATTTTATTGCAAAAACATCCTGTGATTCAGGATAAGTGGCAAAATTATATTAAATATTTATTAGTAGATGAATATCAGGATACTAATTTTAGTCAATACAAATTAATTCAATTATTAACAGGTTCTGCATCTAATTTTACGTTGGTAGGTGATGATGATCAATCTATCTACGCATGGCGTGGAGCTAATATTGATAATATATTATTTTTAAAACGTGATTATCCTAATTTACAAGTTATCACAATGGAACATAATTATAGATCATCAAAAAGGATTTTACATATTGCGAATACGTTAATATCGAATAATGTGCATATTTTTAAAAAAAAATTATTTTCTAACTTATCAGATGGTGCGAAAATTCGTGTATTAAAGTTAAAAAATGAATACCAAGAAGCAAAAAAAATTATTGATGATATATTACTACATAAAGTACATCATGGTATGAATTACCATGATTATGCTATTTTATATCGTACGAATCAACAAGCTAAAATTTTTGAAAAATATTTATTTCAAAAACAAATACCATATTTTATTCATGGCAATAATTCATTTTTTAATAGATCTGAAATTAAAAATTTAATATCATATCTAAAATTTTTTATTAATCAATATGATAATATCTCTCTTATAAGAATTATTAATATACCAGCTCGTAATATTGGTATAAATACAGTAAAAAAAATTGTTAAATATGCAAATGATTATAATAAAGATTATTTTTCTGTTATACAAGATGATGTTTTTAAAAATACATTACATTCATATGTACGTAAAAGATTAGATAAATTTACAGTTTGGGTGAAAAATATCATGCTTTTTTTTAAAGAAAAACCAACACAAATATTATATAAAATCATGCATGATACACAGTATGAAAAATGGTTAATAAAATCTAATAAAAATAATTATCAAAAATGTATACAAAATGTACATATTTTTTTAGACTGGACCAAAGCATTTTTTAAACAGTATAGTGAAAAATATGTTACATTAAATACGTATGATATATTAGTACAACTAGTAAATCAATTTGTTATGCATGATATAAATATAAACGCTAATCATACTAATGAATGTAATGCTATACAATTAATGACCATGCATGCATCGAAAGGTTTAGAATTTCCTATTGTATTCATAGTCGGATCAGAAGAAGGTATTATTCCTTCTTATCAACAAATTCATGTTAATAATATTGCTGAAGAGCGTCGATTAATTTATGTTGCTATTACTCGAGCTAAAACTGAATTGACATTTAGTTATTGTCATCAAAGATCTTGCTATAATGAAATTATACAAATTCAACCAAGTCGTTTTTTATTTGAATTACCCAGACATGATTTAATTTGGATAAATATAGTATAA
- the rho gene encoding transcription termination factor Rho, producing the protein MNLTTLKNMLVSELIILGNKIGLENLARMRKQDIIFTILKQHAKGGENIFGDGVLEILQDGFGFLRSSDSSYLAGPDDIYISPSQIRRFNLRTGDTIAGKIRPPKEGERYFALLKVNKVNYEKPENARTKILFENLTPLHANSRLRMERGNGSTEDLTTRVLDLSAPIGRGQRGLIVAPPKAGKTMLLQNIAQSIAQNHAECVLIVLLIDERPEEVTEMQRLVKGEVIASTFDEPALRHIQVAEMVIEKAKRLVEHKKDVVVLLDSVTRLARAYNTVVPASGKVLTGGVDANALHRPKRFFGAARNVEEGGSLTIIATALIDTGSKMDEVIYEEFKGTGNMELLLSRKIAEKRVFPAIDYNRSGTRKEELLTSSEELKKMWILRKIIHPMNEIDAMDFLINKLSMTKTNYEFFNMMQRI; encoded by the coding sequence ATGAATCTTACTACACTGAAAAATATGTTAGTTTCTGAATTAATTATTCTTGGTAATAAGATCGGACTAGAAAATTTAGCTCGAATGCGAAAACAAGATATTATTTTTACTATTCTAAAACAACATGCAAAAGGTGGTGAAAATATCTTTGGAGATGGAGTTTTAGAAATATTGCAAGATGGATTTGGTTTTCTACGTTCTTCAGATAGTTCTTATCTAGCTGGTCCTGATGATATATATATATCACCAAGTCAAATTCGTAGATTTAATTTGCGAACCGGGGATACTATTGCTGGTAAAATTAGACCTCCTAAAGAGGGCGAAAGATATTTTGCTTTATTAAAAGTTAATAAAGTGAATTATGAAAAACCAGAAAACGCACGTACTAAAATTTTATTTGAAAATTTAACTCCATTGCATGCTAATTCACGATTACGGATGGAGCGAGGTAACGGATCAACTGAAGATTTAACCACGCGTGTTTTAGATTTATCTGCTCCTATTGGTAGAGGACAGAGAGGGTTGATTGTAGCTCCACCAAAAGCTGGTAAAACTATGTTATTACAAAATATTGCTCAAAGTATCGCGCAAAACCATGCAGAGTGTGTTTTAATAGTTTTATTAATTGACGAACGACCTGAAGAAGTAACAGAAATGCAACGTTTAGTGAAAGGAGAAGTTATTGCTTCAACATTTGATGAACCAGCTCTGCGACACATTCAGGTAGCAGAGATGGTGATTGAAAAAGCTAAACGTTTAGTAGAACATAAAAAAGATGTTGTTGTATTACTCGATTCTGTGACTAGATTAGCCAGGGCATATAATACAGTTGTACCTGCTTCCGGTAAAGTATTAACAGGAGGTGTAGATGCTAATGCTTTACATCGACCAAAACGATTTTTTGGTGCTGCCCGAAACGTTGAAGAGGGTGGTAGTTTAACTATTATTGCTACAGCATTAATTGATACCGGTTCTAAAATGGATGAAGTAATTTATGAGGAATTTAAAGGAACGGGGAATATGGAATTATTATTATCCCGTAAGATTGCAGAAAAACGTGTGTTTCCAGCAATTGATTATAATCGTTCAGGTACTCGAAAAGAAGAATTATTAACCTCATCTGAAGAATTAAAAAAAATGTGGATTTTGCGTAAAATCATTCATCCGATGAATGAAATTGATGCAATGGATTTTTTAATTAATAAATTGTCTATGACAAAGACAAATTACGAATTTTTTAATATGATGCAACGTATATAA
- the cyaY gene encoding iron donor protein CyaY: MKLTKSEFHTLYNNILTQIENTLDHVNYENDLDYEINHHIMVISFSKKNKIIISKQESLRQIWLATKQNGYHFNYKNNNWICNRSKINFWHILKQACYLQGSMKITLENLII; this comes from the coding sequence ATGAAGCTTACAAAATCTGAATTTCATACTTTATATAATAATATTTTAACACAAATTGAAAACACTTTAGATCATGTAAATTATGAAAATGATTTAGATTATGAAATTAATCATCACATTATGGTAATATCTTTTTCTAAAAAAAATAAAATTATCATTAGCAAACAAGAATCATTAAGACAAATTTGGTTAGCTACAAAACAAAATGGATATCATTTCAATTATAAAAATAACAATTGGATTTGTAATCGTAGTAAAATAAATTTTTGGCATATCTTAAAACAAGCGTGTTATTTACAAGGATCTATGAAAATTACATTAGAAAATTTAATAATATAA
- a CDS encoding MFS transporter, translated as MSGLKKQCNQKHVITNFQCEKKKYIGRETIKFKKVIIALFSAGLATFSILYCVQPILPTFSSEFHLTPAQSSLSLSAATASMAIGMLFTGSLSDTFGRKIVMSTSLLLATSLTILCSAMHTWIEIIILRMLTGLTLSGVAAVAMTYLSEEMHPKILPFAIGLYISGNTIGGFSGRFLSSVLVNYCSWEKSLFIIGIVSLIGSVLFVILLPASKNFISISLKPNKIMRSFLIQCNDNVLSTLFLIGFILMGSFVTLFNYVGYRLMIKPFFLNQIVIGLLSVVYLTGAYSSPKASEFIIQYGRKNVLIYSLLIMILGIVMTQWNILIFIILGLMMFSSGFFSAHSVASSWIGYRSKIAKGQASSLYLCCYYLGSSILGTFGGIFWSFGNWVGISIFIITILLIGAKYVHRINTDQE; from the coding sequence TTGTCCGGTTTAAAGAAACAGTGTAATCAAAAACATGTTATTACTAATTTTCAGTGTGAAAAAAAAAAATATATTGGTCGTGAAACTATAAAATTTAAAAAAGTTATTATTGCTTTATTTTCGGCTGGATTAGCTACTTTTTCAATTTTATATTGTGTACAACCTATTTTACCTACTTTTTCAAGTGAGTTTCATTTAACACCTGCACAGAGTAGTTTATCTTTATCTGCTGCTACAGCATCCATGGCTATTGGTATGTTATTTACAGGTTCTTTATCAGATACATTCGGTCGTAAAATCGTCATGAGCACTTCTTTATTGTTAGCGACATCATTAACTATATTATGTTCTGCAATGCATACCTGGATTGAAATTATTATTTTAAGGATGTTAACCGGTTTAACGTTAAGTGGTGTAGCTGCTGTTGCAATGACATACTTAAGTGAAGAAATGCATCCTAAAATATTACCTTTTGCAATAGGGTTGTATATTAGTGGTAATACTATTGGTGGTTTTTCTGGTAGATTTTTAAGTAGTGTCTTAGTTAATTATTGTTCTTGGGAAAAATCACTATTTATTATTGGTATTGTTTCTTTAATTGGATCTGTACTGTTTGTAATTTTGTTACCTGCTTCTAAAAACTTTATTAGTATCTCTTTAAAACCTAATAAAATTATGCGTAGTTTCCTGATACAATGTAATGATAATGTGTTATCGACTTTATTTTTAATTGGTTTTATTTTAATGGGTAGTTTTGTAACTTTATTTAATTATGTTGGTTATCGATTAATGATAAAACCGTTTTTTTTAAATCAAATTGTTATAGGTTTGTTATCTGTGGTGTATTTAACTGGAGCATATAGTTCACCGAAAGCGAGTGAATTTATTATCCAGTATGGTAGAAAAAATGTATTAATTTATTCATTGTTAATTATGATTTTAGGTATTGTAATGACGCAATGGAATATTTTAATATTTATAATTTTAGGATTAATGATGTTTTCGAGTGGTTTTTTTTCTGCTCACTCAGTTGCAAGCAGTTGGATAGGTTATCGTTCTAAAATAGCAAAAGGTCAAGCATCTTCATTATATTTGTGTTGTTATTATTTAGGATCGAGTATACTTGGTACATTTGGTGGTATTTTTTGGTCATTTGGTAATTGGGTTGGTATTTCTATATTTATTATTACAATACTACTTATTGGAGCAAAATATGTACATCGTATCAATACTGATCAAGAATGA
- the ilvC gene encoding ketol-acid reductoisomerase, which translates to MNNYFNTLNFRNQVIQLQQCSFLDKKNFSNVINILKDKKIVIIGCGAQGLNQGLNMRDSGLNISYALKEESILTKNQSWQNAINHNFPVGSYDQLIPIADLVINLTPDKQHSVVIENIQSLMKKNSILGYSHGFNIVEVGEIIRKDITVIMVAPKCPGTEVREEYKRGFGVPALIAVHHENDFLQQGLEIAKAWAFSIGSHRAGVLKSSFIAEVKSDLMGEQTILCGLLQSSSIVIYDYLMSHGYQSSYAVKLLQSGWEVLTEALKHGGITLMLNRLSNSSKFRVCELSNNLKTMLKSLFEKHMDDIISGDFSKNMIADWHNNDKNLLTWRDEIKNTAFEKAVTSNEVIIEDEYFQNGTLMVAILKAGVELAFETMVSSGIKAESAYYESLHELPLIANTIARKRFYEMNLVISDTAEYGSYLFTKRAIPILRNFIRNIRQDDIGVSYPKTEISNIKLHDLNQEIYNHDIEKIGRKLRSYMKNMKSILDI; encoded by the coding sequence ATGAATAATTATTTTAATACATTGAATTTTCGTAATCAAGTGATACAGTTACAGCAATGTTCGTTTTTAGATAAAAAAAATTTTAGCAATGTTATTAATATTTTAAAAGATAAAAAAATTGTTATTATTGGTTGTGGTGCTCAAGGATTAAATCAAGGTTTGAATATGCGTGATTCAGGTTTAAATATTTCTTATGCATTAAAAGAAGAAAGTATTTTAACGAAAAATCAATCTTGGCAAAATGCAATTAATCATAATTTTCCAGTTGGTAGTTATGACCAATTAATACCGATAGCAGATTTAGTAATTAATCTAACACCTGATAAACAACATTCGGTTGTTATTGAGAATATACAATCATTAATGAAAAAAAATTCTATTTTAGGTTATTCTCATGGGTTTAATATTGTTGAAGTTGGGGAAATTATTAGAAAAGATATTACTGTGATTATGGTAGCTCCAAAATGTCCAGGTACTGAAGTACGTGAAGAGTATAAACGCGGTTTTGGTGTACCTGCATTAATTGCAGTACATCATGAAAATGATTTTTTACAACAAGGTTTAGAAATTGCAAAAGCTTGGGCGTTTTCTATTGGTAGTCATCGTGCTGGCGTTTTAAAATCATCTTTTATAGCTGAAGTCAAATCGGATTTAATGGGAGAACAAACTATATTATGTGGTTTATTACAGTCTAGTTCAATCGTGATTTATGATTATCTCATGTCTCATGGTTATCAGTCTAGTTATGCAGTAAAGTTACTACAATCCGGATGGGAAGTGCTTACCGAAGCATTGAAACATGGTGGTATTACTTTAATGTTAAATAGATTATCTAATTCTTCTAAATTTCGAGTATGTGAGTTATCCAATAATTTAAAAACTATGTTAAAATCATTGTTTGAGAAACATATGGATGATATTATTTCAGGTGATTTTTCAAAAAATATGATTGCTGATTGGCATAATAATGATAAAAATTTATTAACATGGCGTGATGAAATTAAAAATACTGCATTTGAAAAAGCGGTTACTTCAAATGAAGTCATCATAGAAGATGAATATTTTCAAAACGGTACATTAATGGTTGCTATATTAAAAGCAGGTGTAGAGTTAGCATTTGAAACTATGGTATCTTCTGGTATTAAAGCAGAATCTGCGTATTATGAATCTTTACATGAATTACCATTAATCGCAAATACTATTGCTAGAAAGCGTTTTTATGAAATGAATTTAGTAATCTCTGATACAGCAGAATATGGTAGTTATTTATTTACAAAACGTGCGATACCTATTTTAAGAAACTTTATTCGTAATATACGTCAGGATGATATTGGTGTTTCTTATCCAAAGACTGAGATTAGTAATATAAAATTACATGACTTAAATCAAGAAATTTATAATCATGATATTGAAAAGATTGGCAGAAAATTAAGAAGTTACATGAAAAATATGAAAAGCATTTTAGATATTTAA
- the ilvD gene encoding dihydroxy-acid dehydratase, which yields MPKYRSKTSTSGRNMAGARALWRATGMKDDDFKKPIIAVVNSFAQFVPGHIHLQDVGTLIVDVINKTGQGVAKEFNTIAVDDGIAMGHEGMLYSLPSRELIADSIEYMINAHCVDAMICISNCDKITPAMFMAALRLNIPSVFVSGGPMEAGKVSLNNEFKKINLVDAISNSADSKISDDHVYDIETSACPTCGSCSGMFTANSMNCLMEAIGLALPGNGTILATHVDRKQIFIDSAKAIVIATQQYYHCNDTSVLPRNIANKLAFENAMRVDIAMGGSTNTILHLLAAAQEGSVDFTMKDIDRLSRTTPHLCKVAPSSMLYHVEDVHRAGGIMGILGELNEINLLHQNVYNILGQSLSTMLKTYNIKYTKDDNIIKMFRAGPAGIRTTIPYSQSFRWDTVDNDRQFGCIRSSQFAYSQDGGLAVLYGNLAQNGCIVKTAGLDKDQLVFTGRAKVYESQDTAVEAILNNKIHAGDIVLIRYEGPKGGPGMQEMLYPSTYLKSMGIDKSCALITDGRFSGGTSGLSIGHISPEAANKGLIALVKDNDLICIDIPNRSICLKITTNELMNRQKEEENHIKAYQPKHRFRTISFALKLYSLFATSADQGAVRNTKQINLLLKNNSLVNK from the coding sequence ATGCCTAAATATCGTTCTAAAACTAGTACTAGTGGTAGAAATATGGCAGGTGCTAGAGCATTATGGCGTGCTACAGGAATGAAAGATGATGATTTTAAAAAACCTATTATCGCAGTTGTTAATTCCTTTGCTCAATTTGTCCCTGGACATATACACCTACAAGATGTTGGTACATTAATTGTGGATGTGATTAATAAAACCGGTCAAGGTGTAGCAAAAGAATTCAATACTATTGCTGTAGATGATGGTATTGCCATGGGACATGAAGGTATGTTATATTCTTTACCTTCGCGTGAATTGATCGCTGATTCAATTGAATATATGATTAATGCGCATTGTGTTGATGCTATGATTTGTATTTCTAATTGCGATAAAATCACTCCAGCTATGTTTATGGCTGCATTAAGATTAAATATACCATCTGTATTTGTTTCTGGTGGTCCTATGGAGGCTGGTAAAGTTTCTTTAAATAATGAATTTAAGAAAATTAATTTGGTAGATGCGATCAGTAATAGTGCTGATTCAAAAATATCTGATGATCATGTATATGATATTGAAACATCTGCGTGTCCTACATGTGGTTCATGTTCAGGTATGTTTACAGCAAATTCTATGAATTGTTTAATGGAAGCCATAGGTTTAGCATTACCGGGTAATGGTACTATATTAGCTACACATGTTGATCGAAAACAAATATTTATCGATTCTGCAAAAGCAATAGTAATAGCAACTCAACAATATTATCATTGTAATGATACGTCTGTTTTACCTCGTAATATTGCAAATAAGCTTGCTTTTGAAAATGCTATGCGTGTAGATATTGCAATGGGTGGATCTACAAATACTATTTTACATTTATTAGCTGCCGCACAAGAAGGTAGTGTCGATTTTACTATGAAAGATATTGACAGATTATCACGAACAACGCCACATTTATGTAAAGTTGCTCCTAGTAGTATGTTGTATCATGTAGAAGATGTACATCGAGCAGGTGGTATTATGGGTATTTTAGGCGAATTAAATGAAATTAATTTATTACATCAAAATGTATATAATATTTTAGGTCAATCGTTAAGCACAATGTTAAAAACATACAATATTAAATATACTAAAGATGATAATATAATTAAAATGTTTAGGGCTGGTCCTGCAGGTATCAGAACAACTATACCATATTCTCAATCATTTCGTTGGGATACAGTCGATAATGATCGACAATTTGGATGTATTAGATCCTCTCAGTTTGCTTATAGCCAAGATGGTGGATTAGCAGTTTTGTATGGTAATTTAGCACAAAATGGTTGTATTGTTAAAACTGCTGGATTAGATAAAGATCAATTAGTTTTTACAGGTCGGGCTAAAGTTTATGAAAGTCAAGACACTGCTGTAGAAGCAATATTAAATAATAAAATTCATGCTGGTGATATTGTATTAATTCGTTATGAAGGTCCAAAAGGTGGACCAGGGATGCAAGAAATGTTATATCCTAGTACATATTTAAAATCTATGGGTATAGATAAATCCTGTGCTTTGATAACTGATGGTAGATTTTCAGGAGGAACGTCCGGTTTATCAATTGGGCATATTTCTCCAGAAGCTGCAAATAAAGGGTTAATCGCTTTAGTAAAAGATAATGATTTAATATGTATAGATATCCCAAATCGATCAATTTGTTTAAAGATTACAACAAATGAATTAATGAATCGTCAAAAAGAAGAAGAAAATCATATTAAAGCATATCAACCAAAACATCGTTTTCGTACAATTTCATTTGCATTAAAGTTATATTCATTGTTTGCAACTAGTGCAGATCAAGGCGCGGTTCGTAATACTAAACAGATTAACCTATTACTAAAAAATAATTCATTGGTCAATAAGTAA
- the dapF gene encoding diaminopimelate epimerase, with the protein MLNQNKVLNFSKMHGLGNDFVILDRINQEFNLSKQVIQKISNRNTGIGFDQLLIVEHAKNIKYDFYYRIFNSDGSEVAQCGNGARCFAYFIYLKKMTIKTTLMVQTQNSHIIIQIINKNNIIVNMGKPQFNLLNIPKFILNNFRLNTFTVNDCIIKYGTIFIGNPHFITIVKNIKNYPVCRIGKILNNHSFFPDGINVNYMQVVSNEHIILRVYERGVGETQACGSGACASVVFGIIQGILKNHVIVTLPGGDLQVRWNGFGHDVYMTGPAEYVYDGYISERFFKV; encoded by the coding sequence ATGTTAAATCAAAATAAAGTATTAAATTTTTCAAAAATGCATGGTTTAGGTAATGATTTTGTCATTTTAGACAGAATTAATCAAGAATTTAATTTATCGAAACAAGTAATACAGAAAATATCTAATCGAAATACTGGTATTGGATTTGATCAGTTATTAATAGTTGAACATGCAAAAAATATCAAATATGATTTTTATTATCGTATTTTTAATTCGGATGGTTCTGAGGTAGCGCAGTGTGGTAATGGTGCAAGGTGTTTTGCATATTTTATATATTTAAAAAAGATGACTATAAAAACTACACTGATGGTACAAACACAAAATAGCCATATTATTATTCAAATCATTAATAAAAATAATATCATTGTAAATATGGGTAAACCTCAATTTAATTTATTGAATATACCAAAGTTTATATTAAATAATTTTCGTTTAAATACATTTACTGTAAATGATTGTATAATAAAATACGGTACAATTTTTATTGGCAATCCGCATTTTATTACTATTGTTAAAAATATTAAAAATTATCCTGTATGCCGTATTGGAAAAATACTTAATAATCATTCTTTTTTTCCGGACGGTATTAATGTTAACTATATGCAAGTTGTGTCTAATGAGCATATTATCTTACGTGTATATGAACGCGGAGTTGGTGAAACACAAGCTTGTGGTAGTGGTGCCTGTGCTTCTGTCGTATTTGGTATTATACAAGGTATTTTAAAAAATCATGTTATTGTGACTTTACCAGGCGGTGATTTACAAGTTCGTTGGAATGGATTTGGACATGATGTGTATATGACAGGACCTGCTGAATACGTATATGATGGCTATATTAGTGAAAGATTTTTCAAGGTTTGA
- the trxA gene encoding thioredoxin, with product MNSLLISLTDDNFNTVINNKNKPVIVDFWADWCGPCKVFVPILEEIAQEYQKTLIVAKVNVDACQEIMSKYSIQSIPTLLFFKNSKLIAKNSGVISASEIKKLLNLHFNIT from the coding sequence ATGAATAGTTTACTTATATCTTTAACAGATGATAATTTTAATACAGTAATTAATAATAAAAATAAACCAGTTATTGTAGATTTTTGGGCAGATTGGTGTGGCCCATGTAAAGTTTTTGTACCAATTTTAGAAGAGATTGCACAAGAATATCAAAAAACATTAATAGTCGCAAAAGTGAATGTCGATGCTTGTCAAGAAATTATGTCAAAATATTCTATACAAAGTATACCGACATTATTATTTTTTAAAAATAGTAAATTAATTGCTAAAAATTCAGGCGTAATTTCTGCATCTGAAATTAAAAAATTATTAAATTTACATTTTAATATTACATAA
- a CDS encoding IscS subfamily cysteine desulfurase: MKFPIYLDYASTTPVDTEIVKKMINYLTLNGTFGNSASRSHQFGWLAEEAIDIAREQIAELIHADPREIIFTSGATESNNLAIKGCCSFYRNKGNHIITSSTEHKSVLDTCRYLEQKKYSVTYINPKKNGIIDLQDIIKNIKKNTILISIMYVNNETGTIQDINNISNICRKKNIFLHVDATQAIGKIPINLNKTYINLMSFSAHKIYGPKGIGVLYIKRKPRIRLTPQIHGGSHERGMRSGTLPVHQIVGMGAACKIANRNLPHEITRIFHLRNMLWDGIKNIEEIYLNTNLQYSAPHILNVSFNFVEGESLIMALKNLAVSSGSACTSASLEPSYVLKALGLKDELAHSSIRFSIGRFTTEAEITYTINMIHTAIHKLRELSPLWEMFKDGIDLNKVKWQHN; this comes from the coding sequence ATGAAGTTTCCAATTTATTTAGATTATGCATCAACAACACCGGTAGATACAGAAATAGTAAAAAAAATGATCAACTACCTCACTCTTAATGGTACATTTGGTAATTCTGCATCACGATCACATCAATTTGGTTGGTTAGCAGAAGAAGCAATAGATATTGCACGTGAACAAATTGCAGAATTAATTCATGCTGATCCAAGGGAAATTATCTTTACTTCAGGTGCTACCGAATCTAATAATCTCGCTATTAAAGGTTGTTGTAGTTTTTATCGTAATAAGGGTAATCATATTATCACAAGTAGTACTGAACATAAATCAGTATTAGATACTTGTAGATATCTAGAACAAAAGAAATACTCTGTTACATATATTAATCCAAAAAAAAATGGTATAATTGATTTACAAGATATTATAAAAAACATAAAAAAAAATACAATATTAATTTCAATTATGTATGTTAATAATGAAACTGGAACTATACAAGATATAAACAATATTTCCAACATATGTCGTAAAAAAAATATTTTTTTACATGTAGATGCAACACAAGCTATAGGTAAAATACCAATCAATTTAAACAAGACTTATATTAATTTAATGTCATTTTCAGCACATAAGATTTATGGACCGAAAGGTATTGGTGTATTATATATTAAACGTAAACCAAGAATTAGACTAACTCCACAAATACATGGCGGGAGCCATGAACGAGGAATGCGATCTGGTACATTACCAGTACATCAAATTGTTGGTATGGGCGCTGCATGTAAAATTGCAAACCGTAATCTACCTCATGAAATAACACGTATATTTCATTTACGTAATATGCTTTGGGACGGTATTAAAAATATTGAAGAAATATATTTAAATACTAATTTACAATATAGTGCACCACATATTTTAAATGTAAGCTTTAATTTTGTAGAAGGTGAATCTTTAATCATGGCATTAAAAAATCTAGCAGTGTCATCTGGATCTGCTTGTACCTCAGCAAGTTTAGAACCGTCATATGTACTAAAAGCATTAGGCTTGAAAGACGAATTAGCACATAGCTCAATTAGATTTTCAATAGGACGGTTTACAACAGAAGCAGAAATTACATATACAATCAATATGATTCATACAGCAATACATAAATTACGTGAATTATCCCCATTATGGGAAATGTTTAAAGATGGCATTGATCTAAATAAAGTAAAATGGCAACATAACTAA